The nucleotide window cctggttTTGCAGTTGCTGTTCCTGAGCTCACCATACCAGCacccagccaggggctgcaaCCCACTGAGAAGCTGCTCTTGCAGGCATCTCTCTCTCCCACTACAAGTCCATGATCATAGGTATGTTATTTTCCAGGTTCAAGCCTTCACCACCTAAGTTCAAGCACCAGTCATCCAAGAAGGAGGGAGGGTTTCTAAGGAGATACTCCAAGACTGAAAGTGTGGAGGAGCCgaccaaaacccaaaaaacaataCAGAACTCTGCCCAGCAACCAGCAGATGCAGAGGACTCCCTGGAAGCAGAGGTAGATTTTCTTGTGCACCTACTGCTTGCATTGTCTCCTCAGCTTGCACAGTTTTTCTGAATCGGGAGAAACAAAGACGGAGAGATGCAATGAATAGTGTGGCTGGATGTTTTCAGATAGAAGCATAAAAGCAATCATCTTTATTTCCCAGTCGTTGCCAGGTATGCACAAGTAAACCAGGGAAATCTGAGTGGCCATCCTAAAATCCTTTGAAGGGATTTTAAGAGATTGTGTAGTTCCCACCCTCCCTGCCTGATTGCTTGGGGACACCCAGTTCCCTCAGGCAAGTTTGATGCAGGAAGTGCAGATGGAGCCCAGGTCTCATCTGTGGGTGGGCTTGGAGCCACACTCGACTGATGCCAGAGACATTTTCACACTTGGTTTGTGCCCAGGTCccttttcagctgctcctggtgtggTGAGGTGGtggagcctgcagcagagggatCTTGCTCAGACCAGCCAGCTGGTCACTGCAGCCCATGCTGCTTGTTTTCCAGGCACTGCCATCCCCTGCTGTGGAGCCTCAGAGGCCGGTGAGGAAGAGAGCATGGCGTCGGTTCTCAGAGGTGAAGCGCCCCAAGCCTGGCATGCAGGAGGTGAGTGGGGATTGCTCTCACGTCCATGTTCCCAATGCAGAAAGCGGTTCTGTAGCCCCACTCCCACTGTGGCCCTCAGCATTGGCCACAGAGGGGCCTCACATCCCTCCAAGCCCATCAGAAAgtgctgctgaagcagctgGTCACTGAAGAGGCCATGGGGGCCGTTTTGTAGGGCTGTCCCAGGATGCTCtctgtgcagcccctgtgcagggcaTTGTTCCCATTGACCTCATCAGGTGGCTGACAGGAACTTTTGGTAGGAAATTTTGGCTGTAGCTGCTTGAGAGAGCGGCACGTAAacaaagagagaaggaaaagcttcaGAAGTCAGATgagcctttccccagctccaAGGACTCCCACCTCCAAGTGTCCTGTTTTTCTGAGGGCAGTGAGAAGTGTTTCCAAAGACCAGGTCTTCACCAGGGAGAATTTCTTGCTGCCAAGAGACATTCCAGTTAACTTTAATGTGGTGTATATTCATGGATAAGTGATAATGGGAGAATATTTTCCCCATGGTCCCTCCACTGGTCAGTGGCATGGACAGAGGATGAGATTAGGGTGATTCTGGCTGTGTTTGGAGAACAGGCCCCTCCAGCTATGACTGTACTTTACTCCaaggcacagctgctcttctgcaTCCATTTGCACACTCAACATCTCAATCTCTCCTCAACCGGGTTTTTGATGTCCAGCCACTGTGGGGTGaactgcagctgggagagagcCACATGGTCACTTTCACATTCTTTGGCCACGCCAACATCGTCGCCCGTGTCACGGTGCTGTGCCATGTGCAGGGAGTCCCCACCTACCGGGTGGTGGTGGCTGAGGAGGCTTCACCCCTGGCTACTAACTGGATGTGGAAGAGATGGACTGAGGGCTTCAGATACCACAggcttctcctggcacagctccttgtCTTGGAATCATGGCCACTGAGTTCCTGCCCACCTCAATCCCAGTCCAGCATCCAAGCGGATTTCAACTGGCCATCTCCACCTTCCCTGAGAgccaagcacacacacactccatTCAACAAAATGACTCCATTTTATCCCCTTTGCACCCGGCTAGAGTAGTCCTTGTTCCCTTTCCCCTTGGATGGGTCCTGGGGAACTCACATTCTCTCCTGACCGCCAGCTTTTCTGTCCCCTCTCTTCTCATCCTACTTCCTTTAGGTCAGGTCTTCAAGcccatccctctcccagctcacaGCAACACCCAACAAACCAACCTGAACAAATCCAAACAATCCAAACAAGAACACAGAGAACCAACAACTTCCATTCTTTAGCTCAATAACCTTTTGGCTTCATCTCACACACCTCACCTGCCACCTCCTTTGTTTCTCCTGGCTGTTGGTTATCCCTCAAAGTGTAGAGGACATGGTCCCCTGGTTCATTTCTTACTGCTCTTGGCCTTACATGGTTTTACCACTTCTCTGTAGTGGAACTGGTGAACTTTATGATTTCCAAATGGCCTTATTCATGACAGCCCCCATTTACTTTTGTTATTGGCATACAATTCCATTAAGCGTTTCTCTCCTGTTCTGGAATACAGACGCTATGCAGAAAAaattgtcatttaaaaaaaaaccaaaaccaacttTGCCTATTTCTATACCTGTATGATGGGAATGATGTGGTTTCTGATGCAGTGGTGATGACGACCACTTGAAATCAGATGAGGATAAAGAAACCAAATCATCCAAATATTCCTCAGAAGACAAAGCTTGAGAAATTCAGTCCTGAAATTCTTTCAAGAACTAGGAAGCTCTGcatgaggaattttttttatgctaAGCCAGTGGATGCTTTGACATGTGACAACATGGAAATTCTCTTACTCTGAAGAACTCAATGAATGAACTGAAGAACCTACTGTGTGATAAGAACCTTGAGGATTGGCATTGGCATACTTCGTTTACCAataaaggagggaaaggaatgTGTTATGTGAAGAAATCTGTGAATGCTGAGCTGTCTAGCCAGGCGTGGTGCAAATTACATGAGATCCTGCGCagtcttcctcttcttccagaTGAAGCTTTTAGGGACAGAGAACTGGATTCTATCCACCTCTGTGAAGTACCTGGAGCTTTTATAGCCAGCTTTAACCATTCTTTGAAGTCCCACCATGTCCCTTGCCACTGGAATTGGATAGCTAATACTCTAAACCCATATAATGAAGCCCATGACACCCTTGTGATGATCATGGATGATGATCTCATGTGTTACCTTGGTGGTACTTTGGCCCAGATAACCCTGGGGATTGTGGCAGACTCTTAGAGAGAGGACTTTTGGTCCAGTGTGAGGTGTATGATTGTCTGGATCACTATGACTAAAGTTATTGCTAATTCAGTACCTAAATACTGTCAATGCCGGGCTATAATATAAGCAGGTTTGGTTAGAAACACAGATTTACAGTCTTTGGCATTGCAGAGCTCACAGTGAAAAAGCAACAAAGCACCTATGGAGCTACTTCTGGATTTTATCTCCGGACATAACTGGATCTTAGTTGGATCTGCAgtcagaggcagcaggaagcCTGCTGGGGCATGCACGGAGctcaggtgacacagggggAGGGATGGTACAAGCCTTCCAGCATTTGCTCCTTGCCAGGTGCAAGGGAACCTTGCAAGGCTTGGCTTgatgctgcagctcttcctctACCTTCTGGACACTTTCCCATCAATCATGGGATTTCAAACACCAGAAGAGCAGCCTCCATGAGGTGCACTCCCAAAGACAAAGGTGTTCTAAAGTGAAAACCACTGCTCTAACTTGTGCCATTTTGCTTCTGAGTTTAACAAGAGGAGCATCCCCACGGGCACTCATTTTTGCAGCTCTCTGGCTCCAGACTAACTGCAGATATGCCAGCTGTGCCAAGGAATGGGGATTTCTAACTGTGATCACATGCTTGTCAGATTGTGCTCTCGGGGTAATTGATTTCTTGACTCCAATGTATAGTGCTCTATCATGACTTCGGGTTACAGTGTATTCAATACTGAGCATTCAGTCATTAAATGTTCTGAGGCTCTTCCTGTGTGTCATCAGCCTCCTTCGAATCTTCAGTGCCTTGTTTTGTGTGTTCTGAACCTCTTTGCGTTGTTCTGCATTTGGTGGGTTACAAGTAGAAATGCCAGCTCTTCTGGGTGAGCCAGAAGAGTGCTTCCAGCCTGAAGCTGAGCTCACTAATTAAGCTGTAGTGACCTGCTATTAACAGGCAAGTCTTCCCCTTAAAACAATGTTATTTAACACTAACTCTGAGTTGACTAAACAGTTTGACTTTTTCTGTGTGTAAAGTTTTATGGTTTGTGTAGAGCCATCAGGTGCTAACGACAACTTATATGCTGTTTCCTAATTTATATTAGGAAAATTTATATGTTTCCCAATTTATGAGTTTACTTCTGAAAATCAGTATAAAAAGACGACAgctgtggttttggttttgctgtagGTTAACTCTGACAGGCAGATAAACCCCACAGACTTTCTCATCTCTCCTCTGCAGTGGGGTGGGGCAGAGATTCAGAAGAGCAACACTAGAAAACTTGTGGGTTCAGATAAAGAGATTATTAAGTGAAGCAAGCTCTAtgtgcaagcaaagcaaaataaggaattatTCCCTCCTTGGAATGTATAAACAGTAGAAGACATTGAACAGTATTATTATATGATACTACATCAGCCGAACAAATGGATAGTAGGGCTTGAGGAACAAGGATATGAAAAGTTTTGTTAAAAGGGCTATTTTGGTTCTCTGTTTTATAACTGTCATCACCATGAGATAAGTACTTCACAAtccatttaaattttcttaagGTGTAATATTTTGCGATCAGCtatgatttatttaatttctgttgtacCCGTCCCTGAATTATCTGAGTACAATCTCTGAAAAAGACAAATGGTAAATAGCAAAGGGCTGCAATAACTGAGCAGCCAACAGGATAAGTCATATTGGCATATGTTGGCTTTGCCAAATCCTCTGCCAGTGTTTTcgtttcttttcctctttggtTTAAAATGCAATGCATTTTCATTACTTCTGATGATGCCAAGGAGCTCTAAACTGCATCTGCTGAAAGGAACTGTGCTGTTCTTTTTAGTGCTGATGAGCAGAGAATTGCTTCATTGCTGCTATGATTCATACAGAGCTTCACCAGTAAGAGAAAGCCCCTGGTTaagataaaatgaaataatacaATTATCTTAATGTAAATTAACCTTAGGAAATGGAGgtctcttttgttttcaaaaagcCCAAATAAATCTAGCATCCTATACTCTTAGAGATTCCTTTAGAAATATCTTTGTTAATACATTCTACACAAGGATACAGGTGGGAAAAGACACTAAACCAATTTTCCTACTGATAAGAGATGTTGTGGACTACAAGGCATAACAACAGCTGAAATAGGTGCTCTGAACATGTTTtcaaaacataatttctttccAATTTCTTTTTGGCACTAGACAGAATTTGGTGACAATcgactgtaaaaaaaaaacctatgtTTTGGAACTCAATGTATTAAAAACTGCCTTGAGTATGCATTAAAGCAGCCAGAACATACATCAACATGATTTTGTAATTTAATGTATAactactagaaaaaaaaatcatttaacatagcaaaaatatttataatactTTATTCGAAAGACAGAACTTGAATTATGCCCCAGAGAAAATTATTGAGATAAAAATTGCATTCAAACTGAGGATTTGTTTTGGCTGTTTATGTGTTACTTCCTTTGAGCAAAGTGATTAGCCCTTATTCAGGTCTTCTTGCTCCTGTTAAGAAGGGAAACTGATACAATGACATCAAGTCTTTCTTGGATACAAACCTCATTGTCTTCCAAAAAGAAGTCAAGTGTCAAGTACGTAATGAGAACCTGATGGGGGATATTTTTTTGCACAGTGGTCTAAgggtggtttggtttggtttggttttcacaCAGCATCAAATCTTGCATTTAACTAATGTACTTCAGTTTTTGGTCGACCTTCCACCGAGTCTGTTTCCAGTAGCAACTTCAAATTCTTCCTCTAACTTCCTCCAGAAGTATGGCAATACTACAGTCAGATTTATCCTGAATGGCTGCTCCCCTCCATGAAATTCAGGCCAGTACAGAACGGTATCTGATGTGGTCATTTATGCTCGGAGGGTGTGTTTCTCCCGAGGAAGGCAGGCATACACCTGGCTCAGAAGAATCTTTACTAATGAAGAGTTTTCTTTTGCCTCCACGACTAGTATCTAAAAGTTAGTGCATTTCTAACACCATTGAGAGGAATGCcgcatttgtctttacaaacaagctgtagaTCTGTTGGTAGATAAGGTTAGCATTGAGAGATAAACAACGGAAGGGATTTCACCgattgatgaatgggaaaagatatttgcctttacaaacaaactgtaggtttgctgatacATGAAATCGGATATcggaagatgaaagaagaaacGGAGAAAGAttatgaattctataagaattaaaaattaaaaggaagggttatacattagaggggaatctcaggtatcaggtcttctgggcagtctgtgcctctcaagtacctcaaccaatggggaaagagagagggaaatgcggCCGTGAAAATAtgataaaaagggaggctgcgtcctccacAAGTTTGAGAGGGCAAAGAAATGGTAAAGGGAAGGATCGAGCGgagagcggcggggcggggccggcggcggggcggggccggcggcggggcgcAGCCGCCGCGGGGCCGGAAATGGCGGCGGAACGGCAGCGGGAGccgggccgcggggccggggcctGTCCCGGTGTCGCTGCCTGCCCCGCGGCCGGAGGGTGCCGTAGCTCCGCTCCGCCCGCTCCTGGGCAGGCACTCGTGGAGCAGGCCCGGCGCCGCCTGAGGCAGTTCGATGTCGGGGCCAGGTTCAGCCGCCTGCCGCTGCCCCGAGCCGCCGTGCTGCTGCCGCTACTGGTGCGGCGGGGCCGGCTGCACCTGCTGCTCACCGTGCGCTCCATGCAGGTACCGGGGTTCCGCGGGCCGCGCTCCTTCCCGGGAACCCTCGGGGTGCGGCCCCGGCCCTGCGCGCCTGACGCGCCCTGTTCCCGAGGGCACGGCCCGGTGTCCCAACTCCGGCATTCTGCGTGCCGGGAACAGGCCCCGAAAACCCGTGACAGGAAATGACAATTTCCATGACAATTTCCAGAGTCGGCAACGACTGGTTACTTGAATCAGGAAATTGACAAGGCAGCGCAGCTTTATTCAATGAGATTCCTCGGTCTGCCGTTAATATTACACTTTTTGTCCCTTTAATACGTAAAAGCAGCTACTCAAGGCTCTCAGAAGTCTTTCGCcagcattttgtttccttttacaACTCTTGTTTTCCGTCCCTGCCTAACATCAACTGCTTGTACTCAGGAATTACTTCATTCTGTTGCTGAGTcttgcttaaaaaaacaaataatcaCAGTTACAGAGCTGATAAACTGActgtaaatatgttttttaCTGAGCCTTGATGCACAACCCTACTACTGGAATGTACTTAAAGGTGTGTTAGAAATAACTCACTTTTTGATACACAGTTAAGAGGGGACGCAGTCTTGGAAACAATAACTAAATAACTATTCATTGGTAATGAGTCTGCTGAGTCGGGTGCGTGTCTCCGTCCCGAGAGGTGAAAACACACATACCCACACTTTGACCAAATGGCAAACTTTTATACCCTTTCGTGGCTGGGGGTGGTCCCTGTCTCCTTTCCCACTGAATGGGTATCCAGGAACTTAGGCCAGCTCTtctgtcccttcccttctcATCCTTCCTGTTTTTGTCACATCTGCAaccctgcccctctcccagtTCTCAACAACACTCAGCAGATCAAACAAAACATCCCGACTACAGATAACAGCAAATAGCAAACAGAACCAagcattttcattcttttgctTCGTAATGTTTTTGGGCTAAagcaaaatgttattttctctctctctattGATTTGTGTCTTTTGGAAGTTTTTGCTCTTAGAGTATTTTAATCTTGCTCTATAAGTTGTCTGACTGGATCAACCTGTCAGTCATTTATGCAAAAAAGATGATGCAAAGGGTAAACTTGGACATACTAAAGCAGAAGTTCCAGTATGAATTACACAACCCTGTACAGGTG belongs to Oenanthe melanoleuca isolate GR-GAL-2019-014 chromosome 11, OMel1.0, whole genome shotgun sequence and includes:
- the NUDT7 gene encoding peroxisomal coenzyme A diphosphatase NUDT7 isoform X2, which translates into the protein MGKERGKCGRENMIKREAASSTSLRGQRNGKGKDRAESGGAGPAAGRGRRRGAAAAGPEMAAERQREPGRGAGACPGVAACPAAGGCRSSAPPAPGQALVEQARRRLRQFDVGARFSRLPLPRAAVLLPLLVRRGRLHLLLTVRSMQLRRSPGEVCFPGGKREATDKDDIDTALREAKEEVGLQPEKVEVICRLIPGIDKMNNLVTPVVGFIDDTFQVTPNTDEVI